A region of Streptomyces sp. WMMC500 DNA encodes the following proteins:
- a CDS encoding LuxR C-terminal-related transcriptional regulator codes for MAVRLIVVDEHRLLAEALASALKLRGHRVLAAAAPTAGAAELVVSRGPEVCLLGTATPAAPGAFDPVLRIKRERPQIAVVVLGPVPNPRGIAAAFAAGASGYVRHDERIEGVERALVKARAGEAAVAPQLLQSAFTELLNPTAEPDDEGARLLQLLTPREVEVLVRVAEGEDTRLIAQGMRIAASTARTHVQRVLMKLGVGSRLEAAALAARTGLLDRAAARPAADGDAGA; via the coding sequence ATGGCCGTTCGGCTGATCGTGGTCGACGAGCACCGCCTGCTCGCCGAGGCTCTCGCGTCCGCGCTCAAGCTGCGCGGACACCGGGTGCTGGCCGCGGCCGCGCCCACGGCGGGCGCCGCGGAGCTGGTGGTGAGCAGAGGACCTGAGGTGTGCCTGCTGGGCACGGCCACCCCGGCCGCACCCGGGGCGTTCGACCCCGTGCTGCGGATCAAGCGGGAGCGTCCGCAGATTGCGGTGGTGGTGCTCGGCCCGGTGCCGAACCCGCGGGGCATAGCGGCGGCGTTCGCCGCGGGCGCCTCCGGTTACGTACGGCACGACGAGCGCATCGAGGGCGTGGAGCGCGCGCTGGTCAAGGCACGGGCCGGGGAGGCGGCGGTGGCTCCTCAGTTGTTGCAGAGCGCGTTCACGGAGCTGCTGAACCCGACGGCGGAGCCGGACGACGAGGGCGCCCGGCTGCTTCAGTTGCTGACTCCGCGGGAGGTCGAGGTCCTGGTGCGGGTGGCGGAGGGCGAGGACACGCGGCTGATCGCGCAGGGGATGCGCATAGCGGCGAGCACGGCCCGTACGCACGTGCAGCGGGTGCTGATGAAGCTCGGGGTGGGTTCACGGCTTGAAGCGGCGGCGCTGGCGGCGCGCACGGGCCTGCTGGACCGCGCCGCGGCCCGCCCGGCGGCGGACGGCGACGCGGGGGCGTAG
- a CDS encoding response regulator transcription factor, with protein sequence MGVSVVRIRVLVADAHRVFAESLAAALAAEPDVDVLPAGSGQAALRSLERAAAEGRRFDVFLVDADLDRDATAGAPVPAQAVAGNGAGAGSGAGALGGISLTARVRSAHPQTRTVVLAARDDPARAAAALQAGAFGWVAKDSSLSRLLAVIRGVLRGETHLPPALLTGVLRELTAAREHRTESEQLVESLTPREHEVLRCMVAGLGRKAVAERLYLSPHTVRTHMQNVLGKLGVHSTLAAVALARRAGVGPVDLGEPARVSG encoded by the coding sequence ATGGGGGTGTCCGTGGTTCGGATCCGGGTCCTGGTGGCCGATGCCCACCGCGTGTTCGCCGAGTCGCTGGCCGCGGCGCTGGCAGCAGAGCCGGATGTCGACGTGCTGCCGGCCGGCAGCGGTCAGGCCGCGCTGCGCTCGCTGGAGCGGGCCGCGGCGGAGGGCCGCCGGTTCGACGTCTTCCTCGTCGACGCCGACCTCGACCGCGACGCGACCGCGGGCGCCCCGGTGCCCGCGCAGGCGGTCGCGGGGAACGGCGCGGGGGCCGGGTCGGGGGCCGGCGCGCTGGGCGGCATATCGCTCACCGCGCGCGTCCGCTCGGCCCACCCGCAGACGCGCACGGTGGTCCTCGCGGCCCGCGACGACCCGGCGCGGGCGGCGGCGGCGCTGCAGGCCGGGGCGTTCGGCTGGGTCGCCAAGGACAGCTCGCTGTCCCGGCTGCTGGCGGTGATCCGGGGCGTGCTGCGCGGCGAGACGCACCTGCCGCCCGCGCTGCTCACAGGGGTGCTGCGGGAGCTGACGGCGGCCCGGGAGCACCGCACGGAAAGCGAGCAGCTCGTCGAGTCGCTGACCCCGCGGGAGCACGAGGTGCTGCGCTGCATGGTCGCGGGCCTGGGCCGCAAGGCGGTCGCCGAGCGGCTGTACCTGTCGCCGCACACGGTCCGTACGCACATGCAGAACGTGCTGGGCAAGCTCGGGGTGCACTCGACGCTGGCCGCGGTCGCACTGGCCCGCCGCGCGGGCGTGGGCCCGGTGGACCTGGGCGAACCGGCCCGCGTCAGCGGCTAG